In the Ruminococcus sp. OA3 genome, one interval contains:
- a CDS encoding Gfo/Idh/MocA family oxidoreductase → MSKVRWGLVGPGWVAERFAEGLTYTDAAVLEAVASKTSLEEAREFAKRHGIKKAYGSYEEFLADEEIDIVYVSILNPAHKQMVLDCFKAGKPVVCEKPFALNAKETEEMIQAAREADLFLMEAMWSRFLPVVKTIRQWLREGRVGKVKYVRADHGFLFEDHTTRQFDRKAGGGAMMELGVYAISFASMVLGYEPAQIKSLAAIGDTEVDEQSVITMRYPGNEIAVLSCTMLAETPQEAWIVGDEGVIRLKKAFMNADTVTLEAESKLTDDPTIVEEINIPIDGPGYRYEAEEAMRCLQQGKKESDILPLAETLGVMKIMDTVREQWGLKYPQEV, encoded by the coding sequence ATGAGTAAAGTTCGTTGGGGTCTGGTGGGGCCGGGATGGGTAGCAGAAAGATTTGCAGAGGGTCTGACGTATACGGATGCTGCAGTTCTGGAAGCGGTCGCATCGAAGACTTCACTGGAAGAGGCACGGGAGTTTGCAAAAAGGCACGGTATCAAAAAGGCTTACGGAAGCTATGAAGAGTTTCTGGCAGATGAGGAAATTGATATTGTGTATGTTTCAATCCTGAATCCGGCACATAAGCAGATGGTACTGGACTGCTTCAAGGCAGGAAAACCGGTTGTATGTGAAAAACCTTTTGCACTGAATGCAAAGGAAACAGAAGAAATGATTCAGGCGGCCCGGGAAGCAGATCTGTTCCTTATGGAAGCCATGTGGAGCAGATTCCTTCCGGTAGTGAAGACAATCAGACAGTGGCTGAGAGAAGGCCGCGTTGGAAAAGTAAAATACGTGAGAGCAGATCACGGATTTCTGTTTGAGGATCACACGACACGGCAGTTTGACCGCAAAGCCGGCGGCGGAGCAATGATGGAGCTGGGTGTATATGCCATTTCCTTTGCGTCTATGGTATTGGGATATGAGCCTGCCCAGATCAAGAGTCTGGCAGCAATCGGAGATACAGAGGTGGATGAACAGTCGGTAATTACGATGCGCTATCCTGGAAATGAGATCGCAGTCTTAAGCTGTACGATGCTGGCAGAGACGCCGCAGGAAGCATGGATCGTGGGAGACGAAGGTGTGATCCGCCTGAAAAAAGCTTTCATGAATGCTGACACAGTAACACTGGAGGCAGAATCCAAGCTGACCGATGATCCGACGATCGTGGAAGAAATCAACATTCCGATTGACGGACCCGGATACCGGTATGAGGCGGAAGAAGCAATGCGCTGCCTGCAGCAGGGAAAGAAGGAAAGTGATATCCTTCCGCTTGCCGAGACACTCGGTGTTATGAAAATCATGGATACTGTGAGGGAACAGTGGGGGCTGAAATACCCGCAGGAAGTATAA
- a CDS encoding flavin reductase has translation MKKQKYFDITEIYADIEAKDKFDMGDILTKYEDYGFSHRWIQPPVACYFVNTLDAHGNVNVAPISMGTAMWGEPSDCAWYYCFDVHNRRQTRRNLDINQECVISYYPFELMEESWITGMPIPHGISELDVAKLTPFESKKVAPPCIMECVSNLEVKILDRYPLSNNTLYIGKVVGCHVQKDLLERDMKIEDEPGLAGADLVYECSITGDTPRLNYGRLKMKKRHRTDDSLGDKKRWIGNFSTWMESEEERGRISKKEHEKLLELNKLWLMNPDPVKNKAVKDELTDMLRDVCWRKVD, from the coding sequence ATGAAAAAACAAAAATACTTTGATATCACTGAGATTTATGCAGATATTGAAGCGAAAGACAAATTTGATATGGGTGACATCCTCACAAAATATGAGGACTATGGATTCAGCCACAGATGGATTCAGCCGCCGGTAGCATGCTACTTTGTTAATACGCTGGATGCTCACGGAAATGTAAACGTTGCACCGATCAGCATGGGAACTGCTATGTGGGGCGAGCCATCCGATTGCGCGTGGTACTACTGCTTTGATGTACATAACAGACGCCAGACAAGAAGAAATCTGGATATCAACCAGGAGTGTGTCATCAGCTACTACCCATTCGAACTGATGGAGGAAAGCTGGATCACAGGTATGCCGATTCCTCACGGTATCAGTGAACTGGATGTTGCAAAACTGACACCATTTGAATCTAAGAAAGTAGCACCGCCGTGTATCATGGAATGTGTGTCCAACCTGGAAGTTAAGATCCTTGACAGATATCCGCTGAGCAACAACACACTGTATATCGGTAAGGTTGTGGGATGCCACGTTCAGAAAGACCTTCTGGAACGTGACATGAAGATCGAAGACGAGCCGGGATTGGCTGGAGCTGACCTTGTGTATGAGTGCTCCATCACAGGTGATACTCCCCGTCTGAACTACGGCCGTCTGAAAATGAAAAAGAGACATCGTACAGATGACAGCCTGGGTGATAAGAAACGCTGGATCGGTAACTTCTCCACATGGATGGAAAGTGAAGAAGAGAGAGGCCGTATCTCAAAGAAAGAGCATGAAAAACTTCTGGAGCTTAACAAACTGTGGCTGATGAATCCGGATCCTGTGAAAAATAAAGCAGTGAAAGATGAACTGACAGATATGCTAAGAGACGTATGCTGGAGAAAAGTTGACTAA